From a region of the Teredinibacter turnerae genome:
- a CDS encoding polysaccharide deacetylase family protein has translation MGKIKPCFYRRIFVLLFILFSAGSYGADSPWNGKSAAVSLTYDDALGVHIDNVAPVLAQNDLLATFYVTSNSWPLRSRLDDWRAIATSGHELGNHTLFHPCAGDKPGREWLNKELYLNEWSEQRYIGNLNINNTLLQALDGKTERSFAYPCGDTEVAGKSYVETITPMFTAARMVGGTPPTIDKVNLMRIPSHMVIGDSAEKLISLVEAGIKNHTWVVFLFHGVGGEHGLNVSKEAHAELVNYLGKHKKDVWIAPVTDIANYVKDQQKVKK, from the coding sequence ATGGGCAAAATAAAACCTTGTTTCTATCGCAGAATCTTCGTTCTGCTTTTCATTTTATTTAGTGCCGGCTCATACGGCGCAGACTCACCATGGAATGGTAAAAGTGCTGCAGTGTCGCTCACCTACGATGACGCACTTGGAGTGCACATCGACAATGTCGCTCCCGTACTTGCACAAAATGACCTCTTAGCGACTTTCTATGTAACCTCAAACTCGTGGCCCTTGCGATCCAGACTAGATGATTGGCGCGCCATAGCGACAAGCGGTCACGAATTGGGCAACCACACTTTGTTTCACCCCTGCGCTGGAGACAAACCAGGGCGCGAGTGGTTGAACAAGGAACTCTATCTGAATGAGTGGAGCGAACAACGCTATATAGGTAATCTTAACATCAACAACACACTACTCCAGGCGCTCGATGGAAAAACCGAACGCAGCTTCGCCTACCCCTGTGGCGATACGGAAGTTGCAGGTAAATCCTACGTGGAAACTATTACACCCATGTTTACTGCTGCCCGCATGGTTGGTGGAACGCCCCCCACAATCGACAAGGTGAACCTGATGCGTATTCCATCCCATATGGTGATAGGCGATTCGGCGGAGAAATTGATTTCCCTGGTGGAAGCTGGAATCAAGAACCATACTTGGGTGGTATTTTTATTTCACGGCGTGGGTGGCGAGCACGGCTTGAACGTATCTAAAGAAGCCCACGCTGAACTGGTGAACTACCTTGGTAAACATAAAAAAGATGTCTGGATAGCGCCAGTCACCGACATCGCAAACTATGTAAAAGACCAACAGAAAGTAAAAAAATAA
- a CDS encoding FG-GAP-like repeat-containing protein: protein MLTFFCCVAFGVHAEKSVEQVAQLAKQVCGACHYQPSPDLLPKRSWPYVIKSMAEIAAERAGAAVLTEEQISDITAFYYGFAPEELPRLPYADDLSHLLKPKQIKQIGRAAKLPLVVKLKSVAFTESKAHQILLCDGETDTVSLFELRGNQWQEKILANIPVPSNATVADMDGDGDLDVVVSALGLFFPPTGVFAGKVFVLEQASPGKFEKRLVQDKLGRVTDAQPLDMDGDGDMDIVLAVFGGDVPGEIAWLENKGNKSAFEKHTLLPIGGALNITPVDINGDGRLDLVSFFTQEFEHILALINKGGGEYERAVLFQAATPIGGPTSINFPDMDNDGDADILFTNGDAHDYQHDPKPYHGVQWLENKGNLAFEYHEVGRFYGASYAQAGDVDGDGDMDVVASSWNNYWDDPKRQTLVWYENTGKFAFTSHGLMNRPKSMVTFELLNLDKDKSLELVGGMFDIDLLKDYINALVESKDAADKLVAGQEDKPRLLKLDLR from the coding sequence ATGCTCACCTTTTTTTGTTGTGTTGCGTTTGGTGTTCATGCGGAAAAAAGCGTTGAGCAAGTAGCACAGCTGGCTAAGCAGGTGTGCGGCGCTTGTCACTATCAACCTTCGCCGGATTTGCTACCCAAGCGGAGTTGGCCTTACGTTATAAAAAGCATGGCGGAAATTGCCGCGGAACGCGCGGGCGCAGCGGTGCTGACAGAGGAGCAGATAAGCGATATCACCGCGTTCTACTATGGGTTTGCCCCAGAAGAATTGCCGCGATTGCCCTATGCGGATGATCTTTCCCATTTACTAAAACCCAAGCAAATAAAACAAATAGGCCGCGCGGCGAAACTACCTCTGGTGGTAAAATTAAAGTCGGTTGCGTTTACAGAATCCAAAGCGCATCAAATTTTATTGTGCGATGGTGAGACGGATACAGTCTCCCTTTTCGAGCTGCGCGGTAACCAGTGGCAGGAGAAAATTTTAGCGAACATCCCTGTACCGAGTAACGCGACCGTTGCAGATATGGACGGTGATGGCGATCTAGACGTAGTTGTTTCCGCGTTGGGTTTGTTTTTTCCGCCGACCGGTGTATTTGCAGGAAAAGTGTTTGTGCTCGAACAAGCGTCTCCTGGCAAATTCGAGAAACGGCTGGTGCAGGACAAGCTGGGACGCGTGACCGACGCTCAGCCACTTGATATGGATGGCGATGGCGACATGGATATTGTGCTGGCGGTGTTTGGTGGCGATGTACCTGGCGAGATTGCCTGGCTGGAGAATAAAGGTAACAAAAGCGCTTTCGAAAAACATACGTTGCTACCGATTGGTGGTGCGTTAAATATTACACCTGTTGATATAAATGGTGACGGTCGGCTGGATCTCGTCAGTTTCTTTACCCAGGAATTCGAGCACATTCTTGCGTTAATAAACAAAGGCGGTGGGGAATACGAAAGGGCGGTTTTATTTCAGGCGGCGACGCCTATAGGTGGGCCCACGTCGATCAACTTCCCTGATATGGATAACGATGGCGACGCGGATATATTGTTCACCAATGGCGATGCACATGACTATCAGCACGACCCCAAACCTTACCATGGCGTGCAGTGGCTTGAAAACAAGGGCAACCTAGCCTTCGAGTATCATGAAGTCGGGCGTTTTTACGGGGCTTCTTACGCGCAAGCCGGTGATGTGGATGGCGATGGCGATATGGATGTTGTGGCATCGAGCTGGAACAACTATTGGGATGACCCAAAGCGACAAACCTTGGTTTGGTATGAGAACACCGGTAAGTTTGCTTTTACCAGCCACGGCTTGATGAACAGACCAAAGAGTATGGTGACCTTCGAGTTGTTAAACCTCGATAAGGATAAATCACTGGAGCTGGTGGGAGGAATGTTCGATATTGATTTGCTCAAAGATTACATCAACGCACTGGTTGAGAGCAAAGACGCCGCCGATAAACTGGTTGCCGGTCAGGAGGATAAGCCAAGATTGTTAAAGCTGGATTTGCGCTAG
- a CDS encoding tryptophan halogenase family protein — protein MSEQKTKVVIAGGGTAGWLAAAALSQQLGSAVEVTLVESAEIGTVGVGEATIPPMKTFHRLLRIDEQEFMRTTHATFKLGIQFENWRVEGEKYFHSFGTTGRDTLVSEFIHFWLRGREMGIAKDFGDYCVEFKAALENKCSTQGDTKVNHAFHLDAGLYAQYLRTFAERHGATQVEGNIAEVLQDNDSGFITGLRMASGDIVSGDLFVDCTGFRGLLIEQTLHAGYESWEHWLPCNRAVAVQTASVRDPVPYTRSIAHHAGWRWQIPLQHRVGNGTVFCNRYMSEDEATAKLLADIQGDLITEPRVIQFQTGRRRKNWVKNCVAMGLSSGFLEPLESTSIHLIMTSIMRLLQLFPGKDIQQATIDEYNTQAAIEFELIRDFIILHYKATEREDSKFWRYCKRMDIPESLAHRIDLFRETGKSYQKEGELFRLDSWTQVMLGQGIYPKRYHPMVDSMQAQELERFLQATAANVAAVVDSMPPHEKFLAEYCAI, from the coding sequence ATGAGCGAACAAAAAACGAAGGTCGTTATTGCCGGGGGCGGTACGGCTGGTTGGTTGGCTGCGGCTGCGCTGTCCCAGCAATTGGGATCAGCGGTAGAGGTGACTCTCGTTGAGTCTGCCGAAATTGGCACAGTGGGCGTTGGCGAGGCGACAATCCCCCCAATGAAAACCTTTCACCGTTTGTTGCGCATCGATGAACAGGAATTTATGCGTACGACCCATGCGACATTTAAACTCGGTATTCAATTTGAAAACTGGCGCGTCGAAGGCGAAAAATACTTCCATTCGTTTGGAACCACCGGGCGTGACACGCTGGTATCTGAATTTATTCACTTTTGGTTGCGCGGTCGAGAGATGGGCATCGCCAAAGATTTTGGCGATTATTGTGTCGAGTTTAAAGCGGCCTTGGAAAACAAATGCAGTACACAAGGCGATACTAAAGTGAATCACGCATTCCATTTGGATGCGGGGCTGTACGCTCAATACCTGCGAACTTTTGCAGAGCGCCATGGTGCAACTCAGGTTGAAGGCAATATTGCCGAAGTACTACAAGATAACGATTCCGGGTTTATAACCGGCCTGCGAATGGCATCCGGTGATATTGTCAGCGGCGATTTATTTGTCGACTGTACCGGCTTTCGGGGCTTGCTTATCGAACAAACCCTGCACGCCGGGTACGAGAGCTGGGAGCATTGGTTACCTTGCAATAGAGCGGTAGCTGTGCAGACCGCTTCGGTGAGAGACCCGGTGCCCTACACGCGATCCATTGCTCACCACGCTGGCTGGCGCTGGCAAATTCCACTTCAGCATCGCGTTGGCAACGGGACAGTATTTTGTAATCGGTATATGTCGGAAGACGAAGCAACGGCTAAATTGTTAGCCGACATTCAAGGCGATTTGATTACCGAACCGCGCGTTATCCAATTCCAGACTGGTCGGCGACGCAAAAACTGGGTTAAAAATTGTGTTGCGATGGGGCTTTCTTCCGGGTTTTTGGAGCCTTTGGAGTCAACCAGTATCCACTTGATCATGACGTCGATTATGCGCCTGCTCCAACTGTTCCCTGGTAAAGATATACAGCAGGCCACCATTGACGAATACAACACGCAAGCAGCCATCGAATTTGAGTTGATTCGAGACTTTATTATTCTGCACTACAAGGCAACTGAGCGTGAGGACAGTAAGTTTTGGCGCTACTGTAAGCGAATGGATATTCCAGAAAGCCTTGCGCATCGTATAGATCTGTTTCGGGAAACCGGCAAGTCGTATCAAAAAGAGGGCGAGTTATTTCGTCTCGACTCCTGGACTCAGGTTATGCTCGGCCAGGGCATCTATCCCAAACGCTATCATCCAATGGTCGACAGTATGCAGGCGCAGGAGCTGGAACGATTTTTACAGGCGACGGCAGCGAATGTGGCTGCAGTAGTGGATTCTATGCCGCCGCATGAAAAATTCCTGGCGGAGTATTGTGCAATATAG
- a CDS encoding TonB-dependent receptor: MFKKNKLSTAVVGVLATSAIAAPTFAQDEAIEEVFVTGIRASMEAAMDVKRNSAGVVDAISAEDIGKFPDTNLAESLQRITGVSIKRTNGEGSEITVRGFGPDFNMVTLNGRTMPGAIAYGGGSGADGTTRGGSARAFDFSNLASEAVRGVEVFKTGKASIATGGIGATVNIKTSRPLDDPGLSASVGVKAVHDTTNRIGDDITPELSGVVSWADDDAMFGASLSASYQKRDSGYTGATVNQWNIGVWGQDDLYQRDISPDDPGTHVGDPIFENTPELGQLYARPNDIRYAFSDTSRERTNAQLTLQFAPNEKITGTLDYTFAENGIEENRGEVTNWVQNGGNVARVVFDDSDVATPLIITEDYADGWRDQGYEQQYRKQKNSLDSVGINIEYQMLDNLSFVLDAHDSTMESLPDGPGGIGELSVALGAPVKTGKTLYFGGDLPYWTHELDDCRHANENPGKEFVTNCNGVLDAGDISSTVLRNWAAEQTSDITQVKLDGTLEFDNGRFDFGVESRDMSSNSSSYNSNNNQVLGGWGADNPGEFPAGMIEPFDVVGEFDDFDTVDAPHVGFRADARELAEFLVSSPTYAEFDPFIGLDNDGRNTRNVNNTVEEETTSIYFQFAQSGTLGDFETNTLLGLRYETTDMTSTSNVQPVGYLNWASDDDFGSVNVGVATPETETASYDNLLPSLDFDISFLDNLIGRFSFSKTIARPGFSDLAVAAGNFGLSGATSAGAVPTASRSNPNLLPLESTNYDLSLEWYFADSSYLSGGFWEKRVINFVGTAQEDRNYFGIRDQTAGPRAQAAAEELAGQGFLVDNANLHTMMVILADPETFPNGAADFTGLQSQISALGEGCAACDIQPNDDDPLMIFRTSYPVNNREAKIHGFELAVQHFFGETGFGVMANYTFVDGDVEFDNLAPPTEQQFALLGLSDTANLVLMYENYGVQARLAYNWRDEYLNRTNYQSSNNPTYIEAYSQIDMNVSYDITDSISVFFEGINLTGADNREFARNEKQMYYLEDLGPRYALGARYSF; encoded by the coding sequence ATGTTTAAGAAAAACAAGTTATCGACAGCTGTCGTTGGTGTACTTGCTACCTCAGCTATCGCGGCGCCAACGTTTGCTCAAGATGAAGCTATCGAAGAAGTTTTCGTAACTGGTATTCGCGCCAGTATGGAAGCTGCGATGGATGTAAAACGCAATTCCGCAGGTGTTGTTGACGCAATTTCCGCTGAAGACATTGGTAAATTCCCTGACACCAACCTCGCAGAATCGCTGCAACGTATTACTGGTGTTTCTATTAAGCGTACCAATGGTGAAGGTTCGGAAATCACTGTTCGTGGTTTCGGTCCGGATTTCAACATGGTTACCCTGAACGGTCGTACCATGCCTGGAGCAATCGCTTACGGCGGTGGTTCCGGTGCGGATGGCACCACTCGTGGTGGTAGCGCGCGTGCTTTCGACTTCTCCAACCTGGCCTCAGAAGCTGTTCGCGGAGTAGAAGTATTTAAAACAGGTAAAGCCTCTATCGCGACTGGCGGTATTGGTGCGACTGTAAATATTAAGACGTCTCGCCCATTGGACGATCCGGGTCTCTCGGCGTCTGTCGGTGTTAAGGCTGTGCATGACACCACTAACCGTATTGGTGATGACATCACTCCTGAACTTTCTGGTGTAGTGAGTTGGGCCGACGACGACGCAATGTTTGGTGCGTCTTTGAGTGCAAGTTACCAAAAACGTGATTCTGGCTACACTGGTGCTACTGTAAACCAGTGGAATATCGGCGTTTGGGGGCAGGACGACCTTTATCAGCGTGATATATCTCCAGATGATCCCGGTACTCATGTAGGCGATCCAATTTTTGAAAATACACCTGAATTGGGTCAGCTTTATGCGCGTCCCAACGATATTCGGTATGCGTTTTCTGACACCAGTCGTGAGCGTACGAACGCACAGTTAACCTTGCAGTTCGCTCCAAACGAAAAAATTACCGGTACTCTGGATTACACCTTCGCTGAAAACGGTATTGAAGAGAACCGCGGTGAAGTTACTAACTGGGTTCAAAATGGTGGTAATGTTGCACGCGTTGTGTTCGACGATTCAGATGTAGCTACGCCACTTATTATTACCGAAGATTACGCCGATGGCTGGCGTGACCAGGGTTACGAGCAGCAATACCGTAAACAGAAGAACTCTCTGGACTCCGTAGGTATCAACATTGAGTACCAAATGTTGGACAATCTGAGTTTTGTTCTAGATGCTCACGATTCAACAATGGAATCTCTTCCCGATGGCCCTGGTGGCATTGGTGAATTGTCTGTGGCGCTAGGTGCTCCAGTTAAAACGGGCAAAACTCTTTATTTCGGAGGCGATCTGCCTTACTGGACTCACGAACTCGATGATTGCCGTCACGCTAATGAGAACCCAGGCAAGGAATTCGTCACTAACTGTAACGGCGTGCTGGACGCTGGCGACATCAGCTCAACGGTACTTCGTAACTGGGCCGCAGAGCAAACCTCTGATATAACCCAGGTGAAGTTGGACGGTACCTTGGAATTTGACAATGGCCGTTTCGATTTCGGTGTCGAATCCCGTGATATGTCCTCCAATTCCTCTTCGTACAACAGTAATAACAACCAGGTACTCGGCGGTTGGGGTGCGGACAACCCCGGTGAATTTCCAGCCGGTATGATTGAGCCTTTCGATGTTGTCGGTGAATTCGACGATTTCGACACAGTTGATGCTCCCCACGTTGGTTTCCGTGCAGATGCTCGTGAACTTGCCGAGTTTCTGGTTAGTTCGCCAACTTACGCAGAGTTTGATCCGTTTATTGGTTTAGACAACGACGGTCGTAACACTCGTAACGTCAACAACACAGTTGAAGAAGAAACCACTTCTATTTACTTCCAGTTTGCACAATCCGGCACGCTTGGTGACTTCGAAACTAACACCCTGTTGGGTCTGCGTTACGAAACCACGGATATGACGTCCACATCTAACGTTCAGCCTGTGGGTTACTTGAACTGGGCATCGGACGATGACTTCGGCTCAGTAAATGTTGGGGTGGCGACACCTGAAACAGAAACTGCCAGCTATGACAACCTGTTACCGAGCTTGGATTTCGATATTTCCTTCCTCGATAATCTGATTGGTCGTTTCTCCTTCAGTAAAACGATCGCTCGCCCGGGCTTCTCTGATCTTGCGGTTGCTGCGGGCAACTTTGGTCTGAGCGGCGCGACATCCGCAGGTGCCGTACCGACAGCTTCACGTTCTAACCCGAACCTGCTGCCTTTGGAGTCTACTAACTACGACCTGTCGTTGGAATGGTACTTTGCCGATTCCAGCTACCTGTCTGGTGGATTCTGGGAAAAACGCGTAATCAACTTTGTTGGTACTGCACAGGAAGATCGCAACTACTTCGGTATTCGCGACCAAACTGCCGGTCCTCGTGCGCAGGCGGCCGCAGAAGAGCTTGCCGGTCAAGGTTTTCTGGTTGATAACGCCAACCTCCACACCATGATGGTTATTCTCGCTGACCCAGAGACATTCCCTAACGGTGCTGCAGACTTTACTGGGTTGCAATCACAGATTTCAGCGCTGGGTGAAGGTTGTGCCGCGTGTGACATTCAGCCAAATGACGATGATCCTTTGATGATCTTCCGCACCAGCTACCCTGTTAACAACCGCGAAGCAAAAATCCACGGTTTCGAACTGGCTGTACAGCACTTCTTCGGTGAGACTGGCTTTGGTGTAATGGCTAACTACACCTTCGTGGATGGCGATGTTGAATTCGATAACCTTGCGCCACCAACTGAGCAGCAATTTGCGTTGTTGGGTTTGAGTGACACGGCTAACTTGGTATTGATGTACGAAAACTACGGTGTTCAGGCGCGTCTTGCTTACAACTGGCGTGATGAGTATCTGAACCGTACTAACTATCAGTCGAGCAACAACCCGACTTATATCGAAGCTTACTCTCAGATCGATATGAACGTTTCCTACGATATTACTGACAGTATTTCCGTCTTCTTCGAAGGTATTAACCTGACTGGCGCTGACAACCGTGAGTTCGCCCGTAACGAGAAGCAGATGTACTACTTGGAAGATCTGGGTCCACGTTATGCGTTGGGTGCTCGTTACAGCTTCTAA
- a CDS encoding DUF6976 family protein, whose amino-acid sequence MAGEGSISVASLAVDRATVESMISRGDYLVIAGDESVLESLPSGNWIAGTIPYFMTDEGGKVDQEKLYVNVIEGLSSNNMPRLTLYDTNTISRVAQEAPEHGFTILILPANSDVHLNYAQNAPDFPKMYFAPIIGWISGMHLDNVGTQSAKVGFGPAGGMLSESQAAAMHITLPEDQVAEIKTVNLFEQGEGDPIAFSQSGFVVSDCKAGDADWKLSDYVREKGIDTRLPLVANYSGMMVNVSIQELLDDSVKLYAPVFAGVEYRFAKPVEDYVTQFNEQISSSNGSKVAFSCNCILNFLYSELEGKKTGKFTGPITFGEVAYQLLNQTMVYLTLSKV is encoded by the coding sequence ATGGCTGGAGAAGGATCAATCTCAGTTGCAAGTTTGGCTGTCGATCGCGCAACAGTTGAAAGCATGATATCGAGAGGCGATTACCTCGTTATCGCCGGTGACGAAAGTGTGTTGGAATCGCTTCCCTCAGGAAATTGGATTGCTGGCACCATTCCCTACTTTATGACTGATGAAGGTGGGAAGGTTGACCAGGAAAAATTGTATGTGAACGTTATTGAGGGTTTGTCTTCGAACAATATGCCGCGTCTGACGCTATACGATACCAACACGATTTCCCGTGTTGCTCAGGAAGCGCCGGAACATGGTTTTACCATTCTGATTTTGCCAGCGAATTCAGACGTCCATCTCAATTACGCTCAAAACGCGCCTGATTTCCCAAAGATGTATTTCGCGCCAATCATCGGTTGGATATCTGGTATGCATCTGGACAATGTCGGCACGCAGTCGGCGAAAGTAGGTTTTGGTCCTGCCGGGGGTATGTTGAGTGAGTCGCAGGCGGCGGCAATGCACATCACCTTGCCCGAAGACCAGGTTGCAGAAATCAAGACGGTTAACTTGTTCGAGCAAGGGGAAGGCGACCCAATTGCTTTTTCTCAGAGTGGCTTTGTCGTATCTGATTGTAAGGCGGGCGATGCTGATTGGAAGCTGTCCGATTACGTACGCGAAAAAGGTATAGATACGCGATTACCTTTGGTGGCAAATTATTCTGGAATGATGGTGAATGTGAGTATCCAGGAGTTATTGGACGACAGTGTGAAGCTATATGCGCCAGTTTTCGCGGGTGTAGAGTATCGGTTCGCAAAACCGGTTGAGGACTATGTCACCCAATTCAACGAACAGATCTCGTCGTCTAATGGCTCTAAGGTAGCCTTCTCCTGTAACTGTATTCTCAACTTCCTCTATTCGGAGTTGGAAGGCAAGAAAACGGGGAAATTTACCGGGCCAATTACTTTTGGTGAGGTGGCCTACCAGCTGCTCAACCAGACAATGGTCTATCTCACGCTTTCTAAGGTTTAG
- a CDS encoding acetylating acetaldehyde dehydrogenase gives MASSAKLNVGIIGSGKIGTDLLIKIMRSKFLNCGLFVGRDYSSQGLQKAKSMGVQISDQSIDAFVHSGQKFDVVFDATSAAFHKKHAEIFRVAGIKAIDLTPAKVGRFCVPSIDSDVVATEDNINMVTCGGQASVPIINTLSKVYPGISHIEVHSHLAEDSVGPGTLANIDEYYSSTSSAISNYSGVNSVEVHLQVEHSSWKPDMLTVVRAHTADANLEKLYGPLHARLQQVRAHVPGYHIIGTPRYLNGAIEILISIRGQGDWVPSHAGNLDIINCAAIAIAEKYAQCKGIQESPATGPQRVASVDKTRLDVFHSNKQPVAESA, from the coding sequence ATGGCCAGCTCAGCTAAGCTCAATGTGGGAATTATAGGTTCAGGGAAAATAGGAACGGATCTTCTTATTAAAATAATGCGATCCAAATTTTTAAACTGTGGACTTTTCGTCGGCCGCGACTACAGCTCGCAAGGCTTGCAGAAAGCAAAATCCATGGGCGTTCAGATATCAGATCAAAGTATCGACGCGTTTGTCCATTCTGGGCAGAAATTCGACGTAGTGTTTGATGCGACATCTGCCGCCTTTCACAAAAAACACGCAGAAATTTTCCGTGTCGCCGGCATCAAAGCGATAGACCTGACTCCTGCAAAGGTGGGTCGCTTCTGTGTGCCATCCATCGATAGTGATGTTGTCGCCACAGAAGATAATATCAATATGGTGACCTGCGGAGGCCAGGCGTCTGTACCGATCATCAATACCCTATCCAAGGTTTATCCAGGTATATCCCATATCGAAGTTCATTCACACCTGGCGGAAGATTCTGTCGGTCCAGGCACGCTTGCCAATATCGACGAGTACTACAGCAGTACCTCGAGCGCGATCTCCAATTACTCCGGTGTAAACAGTGTCGAGGTACACCTGCAGGTGGAGCACAGCAGCTGGAAGCCGGACATGCTCACGGTGGTGCGGGCACACACGGCAGACGCCAATCTGGAGAAACTCTATGGCCCACTGCATGCCCGGTTGCAACAGGTCCGAGCCCATGTTCCGGGGTATCACATAATCGGAACACCACGCTACTTGAATGGCGCCATTGAAATACTGATCAGCATACGCGGTCAGGGTGACTGGGTACCCAGCCATGCAGGCAACCTGGATATTATCAATTGTGCCGCAATTGCGATCGCAGAAAAATACGCGCAGTGCAAAGGTATCCAGGAAAGTCCAGCCACTGGCCCTCAGCGCGTAGCCAGCGTCGATAAAACCCGGTTAGACGTTTTCCATTCGAACAAGCAGCCCGTGGCAGAATCAGCATGA
- a CDS encoding FKBP-type peptidyl-prolyl cis-trans isomerase: MGRKLNKGSAGQNRKSGQGFMEKYRVKDGVQETSSGLLFRVLEESDGMQPTEQDAVVVNQRILNADGSVIADTYKAGIPDTFTMKEAIPGLREGLLLMSVGARYELVIPPELAWGRRGATNKIGPNAVLIIDVRLLEIKF, from the coding sequence ATGGGTAGAAAGCTAAACAAAGGTTCTGCGGGCCAGAACAGAAAGTCCGGCCAGGGCTTTATGGAGAAGTACCGCGTAAAGGATGGTGTGCAGGAGACCTCATCGGGTTTACTCTTTCGAGTACTGGAAGAGAGTGACGGCATGCAGCCTACGGAGCAGGATGCGGTAGTGGTGAACCAGCGTATTTTGAATGCAGACGGCAGTGTAATCGCGGATACCTATAAAGCGGGGATACCTGATACCTTCACGATGAAGGAAGCGATTCCCGGTCTGAGAGAAGGTCTCCTGCTGATGTCTGTTGGTGCTCGCTACGAACTGGTTATTCCGCCTGAACTCGCCTGGGGACGACGCGGAGCCACGAATAAAATCGGCCCGAATGCGGTACTCATTATTGACGTGCGACTTCTGGAAATAAAATTTTAG
- a CDS encoding GntR family transcriptional regulator: MSEIYEAEGSGLSRVELAYRQLKTNILSNEYPPGFQALEPEIAKKLGVSRTPVREALIRLEAEKLIELIPRRGMRVLPLVPDDIIEINQVLTGLECLAVELLAKKSCGPDVLRPMTDAVQEMELALENDAIEDWAKAEEKFHRLLISLAGNKRLSMLVDNVRAQAYRARIITLKLRPKPFSSTSAYRDVFEFIARGDWQAAKSRHYDHRIEIGNILIEVLDRYQLPHL; the protein is encoded by the coding sequence ATGAGCGAGATATACGAAGCAGAAGGGTCGGGACTTTCCCGCGTGGAATTAGCTTACCGACAATTAAAGACCAATATCCTGTCCAATGAATATCCCCCTGGGTTTCAGGCGTTGGAACCCGAAATCGCTAAAAAGCTCGGTGTGAGTCGCACACCCGTCCGGGAAGCGCTTATCCGCCTGGAGGCGGAAAAACTGATCGAACTTATTCCGCGTCGGGGTATGCGCGTTCTTCCACTGGTTCCCGACGATATTATCGAAATTAATCAGGTTCTAACAGGCCTTGAATGCCTTGCCGTGGAGCTCCTGGCTAAAAAAAGCTGTGGTCCAGACGTACTTCGCCCCATGACGGACGCCGTTCAAGAAATGGAACTGGCGTTAGAGAATGACGCTATCGAAGACTGGGCGAAAGCCGAAGAAAAGTTCCACCGTCTATTGATAAGCCTGGCGGGTAACAAGCGATTGTCTATGCTCGTGGATAATGTTCGGGCGCAGGCGTATCGCGCGCGTATTATCACTCTGAAATTACGTCCAAAGCCATTTTCCTCGACGTCTGCCTATCGCGATGTATTTGAGTTTATCGCTCGCGGTGACTGGCAAGCCGCAAAGTCCCGGCATTACGATCACCGGATTGAGATTGGTAACATCCTTATTGAAGTATTGGACCGATACCAGCTCCCTCACCTGTAA
- a CDS encoding EVE domain-containing protein, translated as MSYWLFKSEPNEYGIDHLAEDKKARWDGIRNYQARNILRDDVSVGDQVLFYHSSCKPTAIVGLAQVVAEAYPDPAQFNADSPYFDAKSKIDAPRWVCVDIAFQAKFKHPLTLAALKKLPELSEMVLLQQSRLSIQPVTKAEFEFILRKGNGKN; from the coding sequence ATGAGTTACTGGCTGTTCAAATCTGAGCCCAACGAGTACGGCATCGACCACTTGGCTGAGGATAAAAAAGCGCGCTGGGACGGTATACGCAATTATCAGGCGCGCAACATCCTAAGAGACGACGTTTCCGTCGGAGACCAAGTACTCTTTTATCACAGTAGCTGCAAACCGACTGCCATTGTCGGCTTAGCGCAAGTTGTTGCAGAAGCCTATCCAGACCCAGCGCAGTTCAATGCTGACTCACCATACTTTGACGCCAAATCAAAAATAGATGCGCCACGATGGGTATGCGTAGATATAGCCTTCCAAGCAAAATTTAAGCACCCACTGACCTTGGCGGCACTAAAAAAACTGCCGGAGTTAAGCGAGATGGTGCTCTTGCAACAAAGCCGGTTATCGATTCAGCCCGTAACAAAAGCAGAGTTTGAATTTATATTGCGCAAGGGGAATGGCAAAAACTAA
- a CDS encoding DUF3094 family protein, with the protein MAKLSSEDQQRVDDYLQASLHQVPRRNFKPGLLLIVLIGVLLVLTGVSYLVAFDAGVV; encoded by the coding sequence ATGGCGAAACTGAGTTCGGAAGACCAACAACGGGTTGACGACTATTTGCAAGCGAGTCTGCACCAGGTTCCCCGGCGTAATTTTAAGCCGGGCCTCTTGCTCATTGTGCTGATCGGTGTATTGCTGGTATTAACCGGGGTGAGCTACTTAGTTGCTTTTGATGCGGGAGTCGTTTGA